The Deltaproteobacteria bacterium genome window below encodes:
- a CDS encoding VCBS repeat-containing protein encodes MARLIAIVLASLMGPAGCVDRVLYPRSCGDGHVVAGEACFGDDIDRYDVPFTPVALRVAEFDGDGNLDVLVLGVDTERGVVAAMGLGTGDGTLAPFRDAGVTGCSAHPALGPADGDDATDLLVAGCDTAMSIYLADRAGSFTGPHTVEVGVATRTSAIVDVDRDGVADVVALGTVGDRVELAWARGRSPGQFEPPLSTVIGTVGAPLEPTSFSIGRLDGDGFDDALLAHAEDGSVLLSRGGPGGFASPERVDELPDAQGVAVLDLDGRGDHELLVVHAAPPRLEAWRGQLGRLQALRSTDIGEVAGQVISAGDVDGDARLDLAFFAADDTRVRLWLGDGRGRFTAAAEVELGTAIAQLAIADLDSDGAAELVVGAFADGELRIVHGDP; translated from the coding sequence GTGGCGCGATTGATCGCGATCGTGCTGGCCAGCCTGATGGGCCCCGCCGGCTGCGTCGACCGGGTGCTGTATCCCCGCAGCTGCGGCGATGGCCACGTGGTCGCCGGCGAGGCGTGTTTCGGCGACGACATCGATCGCTACGACGTGCCGTTCACCCCCGTGGCGCTGCGGGTCGCAGAGTTCGACGGCGACGGCAACCTCGACGTGCTCGTGCTCGGCGTCGACACCGAGCGCGGGGTGGTCGCCGCGATGGGCCTGGGCACCGGTGACGGCACGCTCGCGCCGTTTCGCGACGCGGGCGTCACCGGCTGCAGCGCGCACCCTGCCCTGGGCCCTGCCGATGGCGACGACGCCACCGACCTGCTGGTCGCGGGCTGCGACACCGCGATGTCGATCTACCTGGCCGACCGCGCCGGCTCGTTCACGGGACCGCACACCGTGGAGGTCGGCGTCGCGACCCGCACCTCGGCGATCGTCGACGTCGATCGCGATGGCGTCGCCGACGTGGTCGCGCTCGGCACCGTCGGCGATCGCGTCGAGCTCGCGTGGGCCCGCGGCCGCAGCCCGGGCCAGTTCGAGCCCCCGCTGTCGACGGTGATCGGCACCGTCGGAGCACCACTCGAGCCGACGAGCTTCTCGATCGGGCGCCTCGACGGCGACGGCTTCGACGACGCGCTCTTGGCCCACGCCGAGGACGGCAGCGTGTTGCTCTCGCGCGGCGGCCCCGGCGGGTTCGCCAGCCCCGAGCGCGTCGACGAGCTGCCCGACGCCCAGGGCGTCGCGGTGCTCGACCTCGACGGCCGCGGCGACCACGAGCTGCTGGTGGTTCACGCGGCACCGCCCCGCCTCGAGGCCTGGCGCGGGCAGCTTGGCCGCCTGCAGGCGCTGCGCAGCACCGACATCGGCGAGGTCGCCGGCCAGGTCATCAGCGCCGGCGACGTCGACGGCGACGCGCGGCTCGACCTGGCGTTCTTCGCCGCCGACGACACCCGCGTGCGGCTATGGCTCGGCGACGGTCGCGGCCGCTTCACCGCGGCGGCCGAGGTCGAACTCGGGACCGCGATCGCCCAGCTGGCGATCGCCGATCTCGACAGCGACGGCGCGGCCGAGCTGGTGGTCGGAGCCTTCGCCGATGGCGAGCTCCGCATCGTGCACGGCGATCCGTGA
- a CDS encoding IS3 family transposase (programmed frameshift), whose translation MPRRVEVEVSKTKRRKRRSFTAEFKAEVVRLVNAGGKSIAQVAAELDLEQTAVRAWVKQAEVDAGQQPAGQGPLTTDERDELRRLRRENKRLEMEREILKKANGLLRQGELVRFEFIQAERANFPVAMMCRLLEVSRSGFYASRRRPPSARSAETVRLEVAIAVAHSTSRKTYGSPRVHAEVRAAGWAVGRKRVAAIMRRKGLVGRARRRFRRTTEVDPNLAIAPNILDREFRMSAPNQTWATDITYVRTWEGWLYLAVVIDLFSRRVVGWAVADHIRTELCLDALSMAIGRRLPDAGLVHHSDRGCQYASDDYRRILRRHGLTCSMSRKGNCWDNAVAESFFSGLKTELIYRHAYRTRADAAKAITEWIEVFYNRHRRHSTLGMLSPADFEDFHRRNAAQAA comes from the exons ATGCCAAGGAGAGTCGAGGTCGAGGTGTCCAAAACAAAGAGGCGGAAGCGCCGTTCGTTCACCGCGGAGTTCAAGGCCGAGGTCGTTCGCCTGGTGAACGCGGGCGGCAAGAGCATCGCCCAAGTCGCTGCAGAACTCGACCTCGAGCAAACGGCCGTGCGTGCGTGGGTGAAGCAAGCGGAGGTCGATGCCGGCCAGCAGCCTGCCGGCCAAGGGCCGCTGACGACGGACGAGCGTGACGAGCTGCGCCGCCTTCGCCGCGAGAACAAGCGCCTCGAGATGGAGCGAGAAATCCTAAAAAAAGCGA ACGGCCTTCTTCGCCAAGGAGAACTCGTGAGGTTCGAGTTCATCCAGGCGGAGAGGGCCAACTTCCCGGTGGCGATGATGTGCCGGCTGCTCGAGGTGTCGCGCAGTGGCTTCTACGCCTCGCGACGTCGACCACCGTCGGCGCGCAGCGCAGAGACGGTCCGGCTCGAGGTCGCGATCGCCGTGGCCCACAGCACGAGCCGCAAGACCTACGGCAGCCCGCGCGTCCACGCCGAGGTACGCGCGGCTGGGTGGGCCGTCGGACGCAAGCGTGTGGCCGCGATCATGCGGCGCAAAGGCCTCGTGGGCCGTGCTCGACGACGGTTTCGCCGAACCACCGAAGTCGACCCGAACTTGGCGATCGCGCCGAACATCCTCGACCGCGAGTTCAGGATGTCGGCGCCCAACCAGACGTGGGCGACCGACATCACGTACGTGCGCACGTGGGAAGGCTGGCTGTACCTCGCCGTCGTCATCGACCTGTTCTCGCGGCGCGTCGTCGGCTGGGCGGTCGCCGACCACATCCGCACCGAGCTCTGCCTCGACGCGCTGAGCATGGCGATCGGTCGACGCCTGCCCGACGCCGGCCTCGTGCATCACTCCGACCGCGGCTGCCAGTACGCCAGCGACGACTACCGACGCATCCTCCGACGACACGGCTTGACCTGCAGCATGAGCCGCAAGGGCAACTGCTGGGACAACGCAGTCGCCGAGAGCTTCTTCTCCGGCCTCAAGACCGAGCTCATCTACCGCCACGCCTACCGCACCCGCGCCGACGCGGCCAAGGCCATCACCGAGTGGATCGAGGTCTTCTACAACCGTCACCGCCGCCACTCCACTCTCGGCATGCTCAGTCCTGCCGACTTCGAAGATTTCCATCGACGCAACGCTGCTCAGGCAGCATAA
- a CDS encoding sigma-70 family RNA polymerase sigma factor, which produces MATARTTHVARFLEHLPSELPAALRDGYRALPNLGDLLSDMLAQALATWPQLSLSAEDFLDFTAARMPADLAPDEALGGLFVADLFLACACARGDRRALEAFEHEYTAEIARGLTSMAGDAVRGDDFKQEVRHKLFIGKPPAGPKIGEYSGRGSLRRWVRITARRTYIDLMRAKQRDPEILVGDDAVSERTSEQDPELAYIKDRYKLEFRTAFTNALGTLTTRQRNILRHHFVHKLRFDEIAGIYRVHRATIARWIADARADLLERTRALLREQLAVEGPEFDSIMRLVTTDMDFTVSRLLKRPGP; this is translated from the coding sequence GTGGCCACAGCCCGCACCACCCATGTCGCTCGATTCCTCGAGCACCTGCCGAGCGAGCTGCCGGCGGCGCTGCGCGATGGCTACCGGGCGCTGCCGAACCTCGGCGATCTGCTGAGCGACATGCTCGCGCAGGCCCTCGCGACGTGGCCGCAGCTGTCGCTGTCGGCCGAAGACTTCCTCGATTTCACGGCCGCGCGCATGCCCGCCGATCTCGCGCCCGACGAGGCCCTGGGCGGGTTGTTCGTGGCCGATCTGTTCCTCGCGTGCGCGTGTGCCCGCGGTGATCGGCGCGCGCTCGAGGCGTTCGAGCACGAGTACACCGCCGAGATCGCCCGGGGCCTGACCTCGATGGCCGGCGACGCCGTGCGTGGCGACGACTTCAAGCAGGAGGTCCGGCACAAGCTCTTCATCGGCAAGCCGCCGGCCGGCCCCAAGATCGGCGAGTACAGCGGTCGCGGCAGCCTGCGGCGGTGGGTTCGCATCACCGCGCGGCGCACGTACATCGATCTGATGCGCGCCAAGCAGCGCGACCCCGAGATCCTCGTGGGCGACGACGCGGTCTCGGAGCGCACCAGCGAGCAGGACCCGGAGCTCGCGTACATCAAGGACCGCTACAAGCTCGAGTTCCGCACCGCGTTCACCAACGCGCTCGGCACGTTGACCACGCGCCAGCGCAACATCCTGCGCCACCACTTCGTGCACAAGCTGCGCTTCGACGAGATCGCCGGCATCTACCGGGTCCATCGCGCCACCATCGCGCGGTGGATCGCGGATGCCCGCGCCGACCTGCTCGAGCGCACGCGCGCGCTGCTGCGCGAGCAGCTCGCGGTCGAGGGGCCCGAGTTCGACAGCATCATGCGGCTGGTGACGACCGACATGGACTTCACGGTCAGCCGGCTGCTCAAGCGCCCGGGGCCGTGA